The following proteins are encoded in a genomic region of Candidatus Diapherotrites archaeon:
- the thiM gene encoding hydroxyethylthiazole kinase: protein MAGPRLRRPVCEAPSKQGRILPAFFRQSALLCRFFAFLRAGILINFQRSICSLILGWFALVEVVSFLSAVREKKPLVHHITNWVTIYDCANVVRAFGALPVMAHAKEEVEEMAGIANALVLNIGTLTPELVEAMILAGKAANKKGIPVILDCVGVGATSLRNEKAAEILETVKVSIIKGNSSEIAKTAGAKAHTKGVEAAGVEGDLKQIAKNFAKKQNAIVVVSGKEDIVTDGKRVFLVKNGCSQMGSIVGTGCMLASVLGAFAGAAEKEKLLDASIAALVCFEIAGELAAGQSRGPGTFKERFYDEIASLDASQADRLKNVEEVS, encoded by the coding sequence ATGGCTGGTCCGAGACTAAGGCGCCCCGTTTGCGAAGCGCCGAGTAAACAAGGCAGGATTTTGCCGGCTTTTTTTCGTCAATCGGCTTTATTGTGTCGTTTTTTTGCATTTTTGCGTGCGGGCATTTTAATAAATTTTCAGCGCAGCATATGTTCTCTGATTTTGGGGTGGTTTGCTTTGGTTGAAGTTGTTTCGTTTTTGAGTGCCGTGCGCGAAAAAAAGCCGTTGGTGCATCACATCACAAACTGGGTCACGATTTACGATTGCGCAAATGTCGTGAGGGCGTTCGGCGCATTGCCCGTGATGGCGCATGCAAAGGAAGAGGTTGAAGAAATGGCTGGCATTGCGAACGCGCTTGTCCTCAACATCGGAACCCTCACGCCTGAACTGGTTGAGGCAATGATTCTGGCGGGAAAGGCGGCAAACAAAAAAGGCATTCCGGTCATCCTTGACTGCGTCGGCGTCGGCGCGACAAGCCTGCGTAATGAGAAGGCGGCTGAGATTCTTGAAACGGTGAAGGTTTCAATCATCAAGGGGAATTCCTCGGAAATCGCAAAAACCGCGGGCGCGAAAGCCCACACGAAAGGCGTGGAAGCGGCGGGCGTCGAGGGCGACCTGAAACAGATTGCAAAAAATTTCGCCAAAAAGCAGAATGCGATTGTAGTTGTTTCCGGAAAGGAGGACATCGTGACCGACGGCAAAAGGGTTTTTCTGGTGAAAAACGGCTGCAGCCAGATGGGCAGCATTGTTGGAACAGGCTGCATGCTTGCATCCGTTTTGGGCGCGTTTGCGGGCGCGGCGGAGAAGGAAAAATTGCTTGACGCAAGCATTGCCGCGTTGGTTTGCTTTGAGATTGCAGGCGAGCTTGCAGCAGGGCAAAGCAGGGGGCCCGGCACTTTCAAGGAAAGGTTTTACGATGAAATCGCTTCGCTTGACGCGTCGCAGGCCGACAGGTTGAAAAATGTCGAAGAGGTATCCTGA
- the thiE gene encoding thiamine phosphate synthase, with protein MSKRYPELAKELILSWDLYFITDRNLSKRNIFLDCEDALRAGARVVQYREKNFSKKKMLEEALKIKALCRRFGASFIVNDNVGIAFETDADGVHVGQEDEAVENARKILGNEKIVGLTVHTVAEALEGGRLGADYLGFSPVFETSTKPDAGKAAGVGALAKVVNATSLPVVAIGGISEKNLPMVLQAKPCAVAMISAVVCADSVFETTSRIRKTILNSRQE; from the coding sequence ATGTCGAAGAGGTATCCTGAATTGGCGAAAGAACTTATTCTCAGCTGGGACCTTTACTTCATTACTGACCGCAACCTTTCAAAGCGGAACATTTTCCTGGATTGCGAGGATGCGCTCAGGGCCGGCGCCAGGGTTGTGCAGTACCGCGAAAAGAATTTTTCGAAGAAAAAAATGCTGGAAGAGGCCCTGAAGATCAAGGCGCTTTGCCGCAGGTTCGGCGCCAGTTTCATTGTGAATGACAACGTTGGCATTGCGTTTGAAACCGATGCTGATGGCGTGCATGTCGGACAGGAAGATGAGGCTGTGGAAAATGCCAGGAAAATTCTTGGCAATGAAAAGATTGTCGGCCTGACCGTGCATACCGTTGCGGAGGCGCTTGAAGGCGGGCGCCTTGGCGCGGATTACCTCGGCTTTTCTCCGGTGTTTGAGACTTCAACAAAGCCTGATGCGGGGAAAGCAGCGGGAGTTGGGGCGCTGGCAAAGGTTGTCAATGCAACTAGTCTGCCGGTTGTTGCGATCGGCGGCATAAGCGAAAAAAACCTTCCGATGGTTTTGCAGGCAAAGCCCTGTGCGGTCGCAATGATTTCAGCGGTTGTATGCGCCGACAGCGTTTTTGAAACCACTTCAAGGATCAGGAAAACAATCTTAAATTCTCGGCAGGAATAA
- the thiL gene encoding thiamine-phosphate kinase: MVSIRDFGGEFAVIDMIKGILEKPGKDVEVGIGDDCAIVNFGGKKLVLTVDALVEGDHFGGWFSPEQVGRKAIEANVSDIASMGAKPKFVLVGLCLRRDSEAGFVERLYNGINEACKKYGVFVIGGNITHGTQVVIDIFLLGELEGNAKPCLRSSARPGDYIVSSGSLGGSCAGLNLFLKKVPGFDEVKKFHVEPHANLGKALLLAPLVNAMEDVSDGLASEVKNICKESNCGAVIFADNVPIAMEVKNAAKALGMDALNFALFGGEDYELVATVPEKNLKAVEGIGAVVVGRIIEGKNVYLERGGKRVLLEKRGYDHFGK; this comes from the coding sequence ATGGTATCCATCAGGGATTTCGGCGGCGAGTTTGCAGTCATTGACATGATAAAAGGAATTCTTGAAAAGCCCGGCAAAGACGTGGAAGTCGGCATCGGCGATGACTGCGCCATCGTGAATTTTGGCGGTAAAAAGCTTGTGCTTACCGTCGACGCGCTGGTTGAAGGCGACCATTTTGGCGGATGGTTTTCGCCGGAACAGGTCGGCAGGAAGGCGATTGAAGCAAACGTTTCCGACATCGCTTCGATGGGCGCGAAGCCGAAATTCGTTTTGGTGGGATTGTGCCTCAGGCGGGATTCGGAAGCCGGGTTTGTTGAACGCCTTTACAATGGCATCAATGAGGCGTGCAAAAAATACGGCGTTTTCGTCATTGGTGGAAATATCACGCACGGAACGCAGGTCGTAATCGACATTTTTTTGCTCGGCGAGCTGGAAGGCAATGCGAAACCGTGCCTTCGCAGTTCCGCAAGGCCCGGCGATTATATTGTTTCCTCCGGCAGCCTTGGCGGAAGTTGTGCCGGGCTGAATCTTTTCCTCAAAAAGGTTCCCGGCTTTGATGAAGTGAAAAAGTTTCACGTCGAACCGCACGCTAACCTCGGCAAGGCGCTTTTGCTCGCGCCTCTTGTCAATGCAATGGAGGATGTGAGCGACGGCCTCGCATCCGAAGTGAAAAACATCTGCAAGGAAAGCAATTGCGGCGCCGTCATTTTCGCGGACAATGTGCCGATTGCAATGGAAGTGAAAAATGCGGCGAAGGCGTTGGGCATGGATGCCTTGAATTTCGCGCTTTTCGGCGGCGAAGACTATGAACTGGTTGCAACCGTGCCGGAAAAAAACCTTAAAGCGGTCGAAGGCATCGGCGCGGTTGTCGTCGGCAGGATAATTGAAGGGAAAAACGTCTATCTGGAGCGCGGCGGAAAGCGGGTTTTGCTGGAAAAACGCGGCTATGACCACTTCGGAAAATGA
- a CDS encoding adenosylcobalamin-dependent ribonucleoside-diphosphate reductase, protein MAQAGFSEIRKRNGDIAKFSKKKIVLAIWKAAQVVGGKDRGLADRLADLVIDELNSKFDEKSPPNVEQVQDCVEKVLMTSGHAKTAKAFILYRQARAEIRKEKMVVLEKEEIDEVDKRFDLNALKVLKARYLRRSEEGKLVEAPKQLFTRVAVHVALPDMLYDEKVFDKTAKQKAHPAEEFDCAANDGKFSVGMFKLNQFHLEGFKRLFDRLNMEKKMVLPWHEILKLLESGYFDKFEGNISEFYDLMTLKKFLPNTPAIANFGNPLGMGSACFVLDVPDSLEDIMETLKNTALVFKSGGGMGYNFSKLRPEGDFVSTTSGIASGPLSFMRLFDTMTEVIKQGGIRRGANMGILNSNHPDVEKFIVAKKGNMALRNFNISVLIMPDFWGYYERNEPYPLVNPRTGEVLRHVNPRMLFDMIVYQAWESAEPGVIFFDHVNEFNPFFAHLGPIVTTNPCGEVLLYPNEPCNLGSVNVWAFAKEDEEGKVFFDWDEMAGIVRLSTRFLDNVIDINNWPLPQIEEMALNTRKIGLGVMGFGDLLYEISIRYDSEDGRAFMERLMEAVNYHSKLESVALAKSRGALPYFNKSFYPEGRLPFSGSVEKDKWHFDWNEVSEKVKSDGIRNGYTTIIAPTGSISMIAGCSSGMEPVFSLVFEKNVKVGSFYYVDPVFEKAMKKEGLYDEKLMEQVSENGGMLHDIPYIPEHLKEVFVTAREVSPENHIRALAAFQKWTDSSISKTNNFPADATVDDMRMSYLLAYKLGCKDVTVFRDSSIMDQVLVAPIKKAEKKESPALQPAHKPSHETANAVPEEKGSLKLEMKAVEAIAVPKKKVEFIPNTTIPKFTFEDISRHGKQQKDIAFSKAELKDCPECSNALQFKEGCLTCPDCGWGLCK, encoded by the coding sequence ATGGCGCAGGCAGGGTTCTCGGAAATCAGGAAAAGGAACGGTGACATAGCCAAGTTTTCCAAGAAGAAGATTGTCCTTGCAATCTGGAAGGCCGCGCAGGTCGTCGGCGGGAAGGACAGAGGCCTTGCAGACAGGCTTGCCGATCTTGTCATTGATGAACTGAACTCGAAATTTGACGAGAAAAGCCCCCCGAATGTCGAGCAGGTGCAGGACTGCGTCGAAAAGGTGCTCATGACATCCGGGCACGCCAAAACCGCGAAGGCATTCATACTTTACAGGCAGGCGCGCGCCGAAATAAGGAAGGAAAAAATGGTCGTCCTCGAAAAGGAGGAGATCGACGAGGTTGACAAGCGCTTCGACCTGAATGCATTGAAGGTTCTGAAGGCGCGCTACCTGCGCAGAAGCGAGGAAGGCAAGCTTGTCGAGGCCCCGAAACAGCTTTTCACGCGCGTTGCCGTGCACGTCGCCCTGCCGGACATGCTTTACGACGAAAAGGTTTTTGACAAAACCGCGAAGCAGAAAGCGCATCCAGCCGAAGAATTCGATTGCGCCGCAAACGACGGGAAATTTTCGGTCGGCATGTTCAAGCTCAACCAGTTTCATTTGGAGGGATTCAAGCGCCTTTTCGACAGGCTTAACATGGAGAAAAAGATGGTTCTGCCCTGGCATGAAATCCTGAAACTGCTTGAATCGGGTTATTTCGACAAGTTCGAAGGAAACATTTCGGAATTCTACGATCTCATGACTCTGAAAAAGTTTTTGCCCAATACTCCGGCAATCGCGAATTTTGGAAATCCTTTGGGCATGGGTTCGGCCTGCTTTGTCCTGGATGTTCCGGATTCGCTTGAAGATATAATGGAGACGCTGAAGAATACCGCGCTTGTCTTCAAGTCCGGCGGCGGCATGGGCTACAATTTTTCCAAGCTCAGGCCGGAAGGCGATTTCGTTTCCACGACATCCGGAATTGCATCCGGGCCTCTTTCGTTCATGCGCCTGTTTGATACAATGACTGAAGTCATAAAGCAGGGCGGCATAAGGCGCGGTGCAAACATGGGCATCCTGAACAGCAACCATCCCGACGTCGAAAAGTTCATTGTGGCAAAGAAGGGCAACATGGCCTTGCGCAATTTCAACATTTCCGTGCTGATAATGCCGGATTTCTGGGGCTATTATGAGAGGAACGAGCCTTATCCGCTTGTCAACCCGCGCACGGGTGAAGTGCTGAGGCACGTCAATCCGAGAATGCTTTTCGACATGATAGTTTACCAGGCTTGGGAGTCGGCCGAGCCGGGCGTGATTTTCTTCGACCACGTCAACGAGTTCAACCCGTTTTTCGCGCATCTTGGACCGATCGTAACGACAAACCCGTGCGGCGAAGTGCTCTTGTACCCTAACGAGCCGTGCAATCTCGGCAGCGTGAATGTCTGGGCCTTCGCAAAAGAGGACGAGGAAGGCAAGGTTTTCTTCGACTGGGATGAAATGGCGGGCATTGTCCGGCTTTCGACAAGGTTTTTGGACAACGTCATTGACATCAACAACTGGCCTTTGCCGCAGATCGAGGAAATGGCGTTGAACACGCGGAAAATCGGATTGGGCGTAATGGGCTTCGGCGATTTGCTGTATGAAATCTCGATAAGATATGATTCCGAGGACGGCAGGGCTTTCATGGAGCGGCTGATGGAAGCGGTCAACTATCATTCCAAGCTTGAATCCGTTGCCCTTGCAAAGTCAAGGGGCGCACTGCCGTATTTCAACAAGAGCTTCTACCCTGAAGGCAGGCTTCCGTTCAGCGGCAGCGTTGAAAAGGACAAATGGCACTTTGACTGGAACGAGGTTTCAGAAAAAGTCAAGTCGGATGGCATCCGCAACGGTTACACCACGATTATCGCGCCGACCGGCAGCATTTCAATGATTGCCGGCTGCAGTTCGGGCATGGAACCGGTTTTCAGCCTGGTCTTTGAAAAAAACGTCAAGGTCGGAAGCTTTTACTATGTGGACCCGGTCTTTGAAAAGGCGATGAAAAAGGAAGGCCTCTACGACGAAAAGCTCATGGAGCAGGTTTCCGAAAACGGCGGAATGCTGCATGACATTCCCTACATTCCGGAGCATTTGAAGGAAGTCTTCGTTACGGCAAGGGAAGTTTCGCCCGAAAACCACATCAGGGCGCTCGCGGCATTCCAGAAATGGACCGATTCCTCGATTTCAAAGACTAACAACTTTCCGGCCGACGCAACAGTGGATGACATGCGCATGTCATATCTGCTTGCCTATAAGCTCGGCTGCAAGGATGTCACAGTTTTCAGGGACTCGTCCATAATGGACCAGGTTCTTGTCGCGCCGATAAAAAAGGCGGAAAAAAAGGAATCGCCTGCGCTCCAGCCGGCGCACAAGCCATCGCATGAAACCGCAAACGCCGTGCCCGAAGAAAAGGGCTCTTTGAAGCTTGAGATGAAGGCAGTCGAGGCAATCGCCGTTCCGAAGAAAAAAGTCGAATTCATTCCCAACACGACCATTCCAAAATTCACTTTCGAGGACATTTCAAGGCACGGAAAACAGCAGAAGGACATTGCGTTTTCCAAAGCCGAGCTCAAGGACTGCCCCGAATGCAGCAATGCCTTGCAGTTCAAGGAAGGCTGCCTGACGTGCCCGGATTGCGGTTGGGGACTTTGCAAGTAG
- a CDS encoding cob(I)yrinic acid a,c-diamide adenosyltransferase has translation MKEKNNSGFGLVQVFWGNGKGKTTAALGTALRAIALGKRVLLVQFLKAGVEKQPGLNSSGEVELLQKFPNFFVKRFGTGDWFFSRHKDNLEGHKREALLALKEACANISSGEFDLVVLDEVLYAVSFGLLSEKQLLEELAKKAPGTEVILTGSHKKLAKIEAAADLVTEIRKVKHPFDRGVLARKGLDY, from the coding sequence ATGAAAGAAAAAAATAATTCCGGTTTCGGCCTGGTTCAGGTTTTTTGGGGCAACGGGAAAGGAAAGACGACTGCCGCGTTGGGCACCGCGCTCAGGGCGATTGCGCTCGGCAAAAGGGTTTTGCTCGTGCAGTTCTTGAAGGCGGGCGTTGAAAAACAGCCCGGCCTGAATTCAAGCGGTGAAGTCGAATTGCTGCAGAAGTTTCCCAATTTTTTTGTGAAGCGCTTCGGCACCGGCGACTGGTTTTTTTCAAGGCACAAGGACAACCTTGAAGGGCATAAGCGGGAAGCATTGCTGGCGTTGAAGGAAGCCTGTGCAAACATTTCTTCCGGCGAATTCGACCTTGTTGTTTTGGACGAAGTGCTTTACGCGGTTTCTTTCGGCCTGCTTTCCGAAAAGCAGTTGCTTGAAGAGCTTGCGAAAAAGGCGCCGGGCACGGAAGTCATCCTGACCGGCAGCCACAAAAAGCTGGCAAAAATCGAGGCTGCCGCTGACCTGGTCACGGAAATAAGAAAAGTCAAGCACCCTTTCGACAGGGGCGTGCTGGCGAGAAAAGGCCTTGACTATTAA
- a CDS encoding S8 family serine peptidase, which produces MRQESGGPGPNENIEGANGFIVEFYEAPLAVKYAELKEANENAEELFANATASENPEIFNAASARTTDIGAELRLHAQKIESQHEQAKTGILNALSKNSETPKTLAEISAQSTLGTPTLAILGEYSKTFNGIALDISQEDAEKILDLPGVKSVTPNTKSQMQLFQTIPIINADDVWALDIDGGQCASSGKECITGKGVKVGIMDTGIDYTHDDFGNCTTQQFTDGLCAKVAGGYDFVNEDNDPMDDQGHGTLVASVVAGNGGYESYDLNGVARDATLYALKVGNSQGSAYLSDVIEALDWALDPDNDGNFDDHLDVVNYSFGGNGNPDDTQNQAFDNIVRAGVVAVVSAGNAGSSPESMTSPGMGRKIISAGATWKDDEIASFSSRGPVKWIDSNGYDQYLVKPDVVAVGVNICVAKWSGDGGPYNCIPYFNDGKHSSFSGTSASAPVVAGAAALLKQKYPGWSPDEIKMALQNTAVDIGEPMNTQGHGRIDVLAAASLSGAPPIAEIHSFQPLNDTTANILGTATGDNFSGYTLYYHLNETDPWQTICNGSSQVPEEGLLCTFDFDAANTVNGDYGLKLVVNANGQQTTEYGGFTVNNIKTTSPLNNDIFRAGDVIDINGSVLGNFNGYTIEFAASPDFNFATDPNATWSNSGISLANNGLQPVENGTLATWDTSGLSGWYDMKITLERPQGNVDENIFHVYLDPTLKKGWPVKYGWYYYAPWDVYIVGGLFEPVVADLTNDGNKEIITAYVDNAQILAFKNDGSLLWSGYVYDYPQTIPTIGDIDGDGNKEIVVASNSYLSVLNNVGDLKFWQSSGNYYIPLPTDYKYTITLADLDNDGADEIIVKGNWPEGNVGVGGTEQMLVIDGNGTIRASWDLPQNPFAGNVAKIQSYPAVGNFDDDPELEIVSAQQTGDSEYSDSGAIYVYNMDGSVVDGWPVSIPSAIFASPSVGDIDNDGNLEIVVGAMGRNAGEWYNYSTDYGGIYAFDANGSLVPGWPVLKGLSFEATPALGDIDHDGFLEIAATSNYNYYAGQPKTHLLRANGETVSGWPQEINWNANYGVIMADIDSDNAPEILVSAGNAFQPNKESHGGIYAWNTDGSSVNGFPKGIEGQKHPVGTYPEKSIRYSPAPIVDDIDNDGKVELIAGYKDDYDFFNQESKHRGSIYAWDLDGDYNAANMPWPMFGHDTGHTGRYVAPPKPPPSVERGFEHIAGSPNFSLSFSVGGSMPQVSSQSFLLAPFSVVLQTFRGVYSGWENAAYSYKKPIFVSVKSEALDANYTFSDLSETTMQEEITLDTQSLVAAGKMQTGCDDLRVYDENLHIELDRQVAGCNTASTKVVVQLKSAWQANTNYDGVLAIYYGNPSASSPPSDMRKIYSYWLDFEDAYVSDWTLGDGSITAIQKISGAYSANLQNSSNAYKQSIPSMPDGKRHRYSYAIQADGISNGSLVDLMGASDTALCMRCLGIGDNKFLANTGGNWANMNDGGNMPSANTNYLAAMDYANGGTSMNYFIWNETGTSLLASLLNQTVSAKTIARIGARGYNGSGNAYFDNFRAQPAVYDLPVVSVGEEQAKT; this is translated from the coding sequence TTGCGCCAGGAATCAGGCGGCCCGGGGCCGAATGAAAACATTGAAGGCGCAAACGGATTCATTGTCGAATTCTACGAGGCGCCGCTGGCAGTGAAGTATGCGGAACTGAAGGAAGCGAACGAAAACGCCGAAGAGCTTTTTGCCAATGCGACCGCGTCGGAAAATCCGGAAATTTTTAACGCCGCAAGCGCCAGGACAACCGATATCGGGGCGGAACTCAGACTGCACGCGCAAAAAATCGAATCCCAGCACGAACAGGCAAAAACGGGCATTTTGAACGCGTTAAGCAAAAACAGCGAAACCCCAAAAACCCTGGCGGAAATCAGCGCGCAAAGCACCCTTGGCACGCCGACGCTCGCAATTTTAGGCGAATACTCGAAAACATTCAACGGCATCGCACTGGACATTTCACAAGAGGACGCGGAAAAAATTCTGGATTTGCCCGGAGTGAAATCTGTCACGCCGAACACGAAAAGCCAGATGCAGCTTTTTCAAACCATTCCAATAATCAACGCGGATGACGTTTGGGCACTTGACATTGATGGCGGGCAATGCGCGTCCAGCGGAAAGGAATGCATTACGGGAAAAGGCGTGAAGGTCGGAATAATGGACACGGGCATCGATTACACGCACGACGATTTCGGGAACTGCACGACCCAGCAGTTTACGGACGGCTTGTGCGCAAAGGTCGCTGGCGGATACGATTTTGTTAACGAGGATAACGACCCGATGGATGACCAGGGGCATGGAACGCTGGTCGCATCTGTTGTCGCCGGAAACGGGGGATACGAAAGCTATGACTTAAATGGTGTCGCGCGCGACGCAACACTTTACGCGCTAAAGGTCGGGAACAGCCAGGGCAGCGCATATTTGAGCGATGTCATAGAAGCCCTTGACTGGGCGCTTGACCCGGACAATGACGGAAACTTCGATGACCATTTGGACGTGGTAAATTATAGTTTCGGGGGCAATGGAAACCCCGATGACACGCAAAACCAGGCATTCGATAATATAGTCAGGGCAGGAGTTGTAGCGGTTGTTTCAGCAGGAAATGCCGGGTCTTCCCCTGAATCAATGACAAGCCCAGGGATGGGTCGAAAGATCATTTCAGCCGGCGCAACATGGAAAGACGATGAAATTGCGTCGTTTTCATCAAGGGGGCCCGTGAAATGGATTGACTCGAATGGCTACGATCAATATCTTGTCAAACCTGACGTTGTGGCAGTAGGCGTGAATATTTGTGTGGCAAAATGGTCGGGTGACGGGGGGCCATATAATTGTATTCCTTATTTTAACGACGGCAAACATAGTTCCTTCAGCGGCACAAGCGCTTCAGCGCCCGTTGTAGCGGGTGCCGCCGCACTTTTAAAACAAAAATACCCTGGCTGGTCGCCGGATGAAATTAAAATGGCGCTGCAGAATACCGCCGTTGACATCGGCGAACCGATGAACACTCAGGGCCACGGAAGAATTGACGTTCTTGCTGCGGCATCGCTGAGCGGAGCGCCCCCGATCGCGGAAATACATTCGTTTCAGCCATTGAATGACACGACTGCAAACATTCTTGGCACGGCGACAGGCGACAATTTCAGCGGGTACACGCTTTACTACCACTTAAACGAAACAGATCCGTGGCAGACAATCTGCAACGGCTCAAGCCAGGTTCCGGAGGAAGGCCTGCTCTGCACGTTCGATTTTGACGCGGCGAATACAGTAAACGGCGATTATGGCTTGAAATTGGTCGTAAACGCAAATGGGCAACAGACAACCGAATACGGCGGCTTCACTGTGAACAACATCAAAACAACAAGCCCGCTGAACAACGACATTTTCAGGGCGGGCGATGTTATTGACATAAACGGCAGTGTTCTCGGAAATTTCAACGGCTACACGATAGAATTCGCGGCAAGCCCCGATTTCAATTTCGCCACGGACCCGAATGCCACGTGGTCCAATTCAGGCATTTCGCTTGCAAACAATGGCCTGCAGCCTGTTGAAAATGGCACGTTGGCGACTTGGGACACTTCGGGCCTTTCAGGATGGTACGACATGAAAATCACGCTTGAAAGGCCACAGGGAAACGTCGACGAAAACATTTTCCACGTTTATCTGGACCCGACACTGAAAAAAGGATGGCCTGTCAAATACGGCTGGTATTATTATGCGCCTTGGGACGTGTACATTGTCGGCGGCTTGTTCGAACCGGTTGTTGCGGATTTGACGAATGACGGAAACAAGGAAATAATCACTGCTTATGTCGATAATGCTCAAATTCTAGCATTCAAAAATGATGGTTCCTTGTTGTGGTCGGGATATGTTTACGATTACCCGCAGACAATCCCGACAATAGGCGACATTGATGGGGACGGAAACAAGGAAATCGTGGTTGCCTCAAACAGCTATCTGTCCGTACTTAATAATGTAGGTGACCTTAAATTTTGGCAGTCTTCAGGCAATTATTACATCCCATTGCCTACAGATTATAAATATACGATAACGCTTGCCGATCTTGACAATGACGGCGCGGACGAGATAATAGTCAAGGGAAACTGGCCTGAAGGAAATGTAGGCGTTGGTGGAACAGAACAGATGCTTGTCATAGACGGCAATGGCACGATTCGCGCGTCATGGGATTTGCCGCAGAACCCTTTTGCGGGCAACGTCGCAAAAATCCAATCTTATCCTGCGGTCGGAAACTTTGATGATGATCCTGAACTGGAAATAGTTTCGGCACAGCAAACCGGCGACAGCGAATACTCTGATTCGGGCGCCATTTACGTTTACAACATGGACGGCTCGGTCGTGGACGGTTGGCCTGTCAGCATACCAAGCGCAATATTCGCATCGCCATCAGTTGGAGATATTGATAATGACGGCAATTTGGAAATAGTTGTCGGTGCGATGGGCAGAAACGCGGGCGAATGGTACAATTACAGTACAGATTATGGCGGCATATACGCTTTCGATGCAAACGGAAGCCTTGTTCCGGGCTGGCCCGTGCTGAAAGGATTGTCCTTTGAGGCAACCCCCGCGTTGGGGGACATTGACCATGATGGTTTCCTGGAAATCGCCGCAACAAGCAATTATAATTATTATGCGGGGCAGCCGAAAACGCATTTGCTGCGCGCAAACGGCGAAACGGTTTCAGGCTGGCCGCAGGAAATCAACTGGAACGCAAATTACGGCGTGATAATGGCGGACATTGATTCCGACAATGCGCCTGAAATACTGGTTTCAGCGGGCAATGCGTTCCAGCCCAACAAGGAAAGCCACGGCGGAATTTACGCGTGGAACACGGACGGAAGCAGTGTGAACGGATTTCCCAAAGGCATTGAGGGCCAAAAACATCCGGTCGGCACGTATCCTGAAAAATCCATAAGGTACAGCCCCGCACCGATTGTCGACGACATTGACAATGACGGAAAAGTCGAGCTTATCGCAGGATACAAGGACGACTACGATTTTTTCAACCAGGAATCCAAGCACCGCGGCTCAATCTATGCCTGGGACCTTGACGGCGACTACAACGCGGCGAACATGCCTTGGCCAATGTTCGGCCATGACACAGGGCATACTGGCAGATATGTTGCGCCGCCAAAGCCGCCGCCAAGCGTTGAAAGGGGCTTTGAGCATATTGCTGGAAGCCCGAATTTTTCGCTCAGCTTTTCGGTGGGCGGTTCCATGCCGCAGGTGTCGAGCCAGAGCTTTTTGCTCGCGCCGTTCAGCGTTGTACTGCAAACGTTCAGGGGCGTTTACAGCGGATGGGAAAACGCCGCCTATTCTTATAAAAAGCCGATTTTTGTCTCTGTGAAATCGGAAGCCTTGGACGCAAACTACACCTTTTCGGACTTGAGCGAAACCACGATGCAAGAGGAGATAACGCTTGACACGCAAAGCCTTGTGGCGGCGGGAAAGATGCAGACGGGCTGCGACGATTTGCGCGTGTACGACGAAAACCTGCACATCGAGCTTGACAGGCAAGTTGCCGGATGCAATACCGCAAGCACAAAAGTCGTGGTGCAATTGAAGTCCGCATGGCAGGCAAACACCAATTACGACGGCGTGCTCGCAATCTATTACGGCAATCCCTCGGCTTCAAGCCCGCCGTCCGACATGCGAAAAATTTACTCGTACTGGCTTGACTTCGAGGACGCCTACGTAAGCGACTGGACTCTGGGCGACGGCTCCATAACCGCGATCCAGAAAATTTCCGGCGCGTATTCCGCAAATTTGCAGAACTCGTCAAATGCGTACAAGCAAAGCATTCCAAGCATGCCTGACGGCAAACGGCACAGGTATTCTTACGCCATCCAGGCTGACGGCATTTCCAACGGCTCGCTTGTCGACCTAATGGGCGCAAGCGATACCGCGCTGTGCATGAGATGCCTTGGAATAGGCGACAACAAATTTTTGGCTAATACCGGCGGGAATTGGGCGAACATGAATGACGGCGGAAACATGCCAAGCGCAAACACGAACTACCTTGCTGCAATGGATTATGCGAACGGCGGGACAAGCATGAATTATTTCATCTGGAACGAGACAGGAACAAGCCTTTTGGCTTCGCTGTTGAACCAAACCGTTTCCGCGAAAACAATCGCGAGGATAGGGGCAAGGGGCTACAACGGAAGCGGCAACGCATACTTCGACAATTTCAGGGCCCAGCCGGCGGTGTACGATCTGCCGGTTGTTTCAGTGGGGGAAGAGCAGGCAAAAACATGA